The Niveispirillum cyanobacteriorum genome segment TCCCCAAGGCGGCGGCGGAGATTATGGAGATGATCCGGGGCAAGCGGGGGGCGTGAGTGCCTCCCGTAGCGCGGATTAGGCAACGCCGTAATCCGCGAAACCCCACCGTCATCCCGGCGAACGCCGGGACCCAGGGGCCACACGCCCGACCTATCGGCAACCCTTCATCACTTAGGCCTAACTAGCGCATTTCCCGGATTTCGCGTAAATTACGCGAACATCGGAAGGCCAAGCCCATGAAAACCACGATCCCGGCGTCCGAATTCACCCGTAATTTCGGCCATTACCGCATGGTGGCACAGCGGGAGACTGTGGCCGTCTCCAGCCATGGCCGCATCACCGGCTACTTCATCGCCCCCGACGAATATGAGCGAGGTTCTTTGCATGTTAGTCTTGCGCCCACACTGGGCAGGCCGCAGTCTTATGCTACAGGCATTGATACGCGACCGAGAACGTGGCATACCTACTTTTAATACGGTTTCTAAGGGATAAGCAACTGTGCGTGAACTTAAGCTGGCCGTGGGTGGACTTAATATACGCCTACACCCGCATTCGCCCGAGATTTATGATTTGTATATCCAGGCATTATATAATGCTCGCACACCCGTCCGTATTCGGGGCGATCGATTTGCCATGATAACCCGGATCGACCGTCGAGAAGTACATAACAATCTGATTAAAGGTACAATTAGAACTTTCACCAAAATCGATCCAAACGGACAGTGGTTTGATGAAGAAAGTTTGGATGATGCAAAACCTGATCTTTTAAAGCAAATAAAAATACCCCCTACTGTACATCCAAATTCCGCATCATTTCGATTCTCAATGAATACGAAGAACCATATGCTTGTTTTTGAGAATTATGTAGATGGACGACAACTAACACCAAATAGCGCTGAGATTATCTTTAGAAGACTGTCCGAATTGACGGCTATAGTTAGAAAATTTGGACACGCGAAAATCACCATAAAGCAAGATCAATCGTCATTAGAGAGGATTTTTGATTTACAGAGAATAAAATCGGTTAAATTCGTTCTCGAGAAGCCCAACCCAGATATTTGGAGCGACGACCTCGAACAGCAGGTTGAGGCGCACTTAGATGCTGCGAATGCAAGCCGTATAGAAATTGTTTATAAGGCTTCTAGTGGGGAGTCCATTGAGAAGACGGATAGCATGGACCAACTTGGAAGGGCAGCCCTAGTTAACGGTGCAGTAGAAGCCCTTGGCTACAACGAAAACGGTCATGTTAAAATCTCCACATTAGATTATCCAAAAATAGAGCAAACAAAATATGATCCCGAAACGCAAAGCGAAGAGATTGTATACGATAATCTCCGCCGCCGGATGGAAAGCCGTTTATGATATCATTCCCAAAGGAGTATGTGGGCTTATCCAGTCAGATCCGAAAATACTGGTCTGATTACGGCGGCGTACTTGTATTAGTTCGATCGCCATTCGCTCACATATCTCTCATTATTGCCATGTCCTCATATAGAGTGTGGATGGATCAAAAGTGGGTTGATATTCCCTTATCTTTGTTGCCAAACTTGCTTGGCTTTAGTCTTGGTGCATATGCTCTAATATTCAGCCTAACAAACGAGCGGCTTTTGGCTGCACTGCATACTCCTACAAGCGATGGAAGCCCAACACATTTGGGAGCAATTAATGCTACGTTCTTTCACTTTATATTAATGCAGACGATAGCCATAATTTATGCGTTGGCTAATAAATCTACTTTGATAATTGATGCTGTAATTCTATTGCCGTTTTCGTGTGAATTTAAGAAAACGACAACCAACGTTCTCAGCTCAGCAGCGGGTTTATTCGGTTATTTTTTAACAGTGTACGCTATTGTTCTGTTAATCGGGGCTGCCATCGCAGTCTATCGAATGACGACTCTAAGCGCTTCAGCGGCAAGGAAAGCCCAAGGCCAAGCAAAAAGCCTGTCGCCTAATAGAGATTAATTAAGAGATAAAGCGCCGCCCGCGTGCGGTAAACCGGGATCACTCCGCCCC includes the following:
- a CDS encoding type II toxin-antitoxin system Phd/YefM family antitoxin yields the protein MKTTIPASEFTRNFGHYRMVAQRETVAVSSHGRITGYFIAPDEYERGSLHVSLAPTLGRPQSYATGIDTRPRTWHTYF
- a CDS encoding DUF4747 family protein, which codes for MRELKLAVGGLNIRLHPHSPEIYDLYIQALYNARTPVRIRGDRFAMITRIDRREVHNNLIKGTIRTFTKIDPNGQWFDEESLDDAKPDLLKQIKIPPTVHPNSASFRFSMNTKNHMLVFENYVDGRQLTPNSAEIIFRRLSELTAIVRKFGHAKITIKQDQSSLERIFDLQRIKSVKFVLEKPNPDIWSDDLEQQVEAHLDAANASRIEIVYKASSGESIEKTDSMDQLGRAALVNGAVEALGYNENGHVKISTLDYPKIEQTKYDPETQSEEIVYDNLRRRMESRL